Part of the Planctomycetota bacterium genome, TCCCCAGCGCCGAGGAGATCCTCGCCCGCGCGGGCTACCGCAAGGTCAACGACGTCTACGTGCCGGAGGCGTGGCTGACCCGCTGGGGCGAGGGACTCGTGCAGGTCGGCGTCAACGAGTGGAAAAATCCCGCGGAGTTCAAGGAGGAGCTCGTCCGGGAACACAACCTCGTCGAGGTCCGCGGCAAGCTCATGACCCGCGAGCAGGCGGAGGCGCTCCAGGCGCAGCAGCTCGTGCGGATGCCCGACGCCGCCACCGCCGTCAACGAAGTCACCCGCGCCCTCGAGGGGCTCCAGATCGGCCCTCCCATGCACTACCGGAGCATCACCGTTTACCCGCTCCTGCGCGCCGACCCGCCGCCCCCCCTGGCCGCCGTGCCGCTGCACGCCGCCGTGGCCTCCGGCCGCCTGGAGCTCCAGGAGGACCGCCTCTTCGCCCTCCAGGCGCGCAACGATCTCGAGACGGACGTCCTCTTCCTCGCCGGCGACGTCCTCACCGGCGGCCGCTGCGCGCGCGTGGTGACGGAAGACACGATCGTCCCCCGCGGCCAGACGGGGCGCGTGCCCGTCTTCTGCGTGGAGCCCGGCGCCTGGCGCGCGGCCGACCGCTTCGCCCGCGAATCGGGCCACTACGTCGCCCCGCCCTCCGTGCGCCGCGCGCTCGTCCGCGAACAGGGCCAGGGCGGCCTCTGGGCGCTCCTGGCACGACGCCTCGACCGCGGCCGCGCAGGCCTTGTGGACCTTTTCCGCAAGCATGCGGACGCCGTCGCCGACATCCGCGCCTACTTCACCGTCCTGCCCGACCGGGAGCCCGCCGCCGTCGGCGCCGCCGTCGCTCTGGGAACGGGCCTGGAATTCGTGGAGGTCTTCCACGATCCGGCCCTCTTCGCCGCCTGTTTCGACCGGCTCGTCCTCGGCGCGGCGCTGGAGGTTCTCGAGCGCCCCGCGGAGACGCCCGCCCGACCGACCCCCGCCCCCCCCAATTCCGTCCAGGGCGTCAAGCAGTTCCTCGAAAGCGCCTTTTTCTGGACCTACGAGGCGCGCGAGGAAGGGTACGCGATCCGGCGGGACGAGGCGTGGGCCGGCCGGGCCCGCCTGGCTCCGGACGGCCTGGCGCACGCCCTCTTCTTTACCTCCGGCCCCGCGGAGATCGATCGCCGCGCGTCCTACGCCGTCCCCAAGGAAAAGATCGCCCGCGCCCTGATCGAGTTCGAAACCCGCCTGAAGACCCTGGGCCCCGTCCGCCGGGCCTCGGCGCTCCGCGAGATGGCCACCCTCTCCGCCCCCGAGGTCACCGCCGCTCTGGTGCGCCACCTCAACGAGCCCGACCCGCTGGTGCGCCGAACGGTGATTCAGGAGCTCGGAGCCTCCGGAGATACCCGCGCCACGGAACCGCTGCTTCAGCTTCTGGCGCTCAGCCGGGGAGATCCTCTTCTGTTCGCCGAAACGGTCCGCGCCCTGGCCCGCCTGGGGGACGAGCGCGCCGTGGACCCGCTGCTCCAGCAGCTCGACGCCGGCCCGCCCGAGAACGCCCGGCTGATCGTGCAGTGCCTGCCCGACCTTCTCCTGCAGGTACGCTCCCGCGACCCCCTCGCGCGCGCGATCAGCCGGCTCCTGGTGATCTACGAGGCCGCCGAAGGGGTTCTGCGCGGCGAGGCCGTCCCCGATCCGGTCGCCCGGAACGCACGCCCCGCGGAGGCTCAGGCACTGGCCGAGGCGGCCCGCGCCGCCCTCGGCCAGGTGGTGGGCCTCGAGTTCGCCACGGCCGGCGGCGCCCGCAAGTGGTGGAACGACCGCGACAGCCGCGAACGGTTCCTGAAGGAGCGCACATCCCGGTAGGGTTTCCTCCCTTTCCGTCCCCCCTTCACCGCCT contains:
- a CDS encoding DUF6569 family protein → MNCSTTQQLFSDYADGGLRPEERRLLEEHLAACGSCSREFRYFTESLQALRDLPAVETTRFFLPNVKAAAAAHLRESAAVPAAAETGAVTVLTPRAEPPAPRRGRLAVLFLAGCALGAFALGFVLGGRGRIRELEQRLRSLEAARARASETPPPAAPEPSRVPDPETLLAEHGLVRVDGQWIPRTYQEAFEKGRVVLGGRVVTREEAARLLGAERPPEPAPAPERPEKPVPSAEEILARAGYRKVNDVYVPEAWLTRWGEGLVQVGVNEWKNPAEFKEELVREHNLVEVRGKLMTREQAEALQAQQLVRMPDAATAVNEVTRALEGLQIGPPMHYRSITVYPLLRADPPPPLAAVPLHAAVASGRLELQEDRLFALQARNDLETDVLFLAGDVLTGGRCARVVTEDTIVPRGQTGRVPVFCVEPGAWRAADRFARESGHYVAPPSVRRALVREQGQGGLWALLARRLDRGRAGLVDLFRKHADAVADIRAYFTVLPDREPAAVGAAVALGTGLEFVEVFHDPALFAACFDRLVLGAALEVLERPAETPARPTPAPPNSVQGVKQFLESAFFWTYEAREEGYAIRRDEAWAGRARLAPDGLAHALFFTSGPAEIDRRASYAVPKEKIARALIEFETRLKTLGPVRRASALREMATLSAPEVTAALVRHLNEPDPLVRRTVIQELGASGDTRATEPLLQLLALSRGDPLLFAETVRALARLGDERAVDPLLQQLDAGPPENARLIVQCLPDLLLQVRSRDPLARAISRLLVIYEAAEGVLRGEAVPDPVARNARPAEAQALAEAARAALGQVVGLEFATAGGARKWWNDRDSRERFLKERTSR